The sequence below is a genomic window from Candidatus Hydrogenedentota bacterium.
GGGGGCGCCGGGTAACCGGCGTCCCTACCGCGAAAGATAAAGAGCAAGAGCAAGAGCAAGAAAAAAATGCCCACGCCAATCTGCCAGAGAGGGCGTGTCACAGCGCCGCAATTATGACGCGTTTACCTTGGAATCCACCATCAGCGGACATCAGGCCCGGCGGGCCGGCGATTCTCGCGCCTAGAACAACTGCGCGGTTTCGCCGTCTCCGCCGCACTTGCGGCCGCCCTCGCACTTGTCCCAGCAGTAGGTGCAGAGTTTTTCCTTCGGCAGGGTGGTGGCCTCCACCATGTCGTCCAGGCGCTGGTACTGGAGGGAGGTGAGGGACATGCGGGTGCGGATGCGCTCGACCATGGCGGCGTGGCGCTCCGAATCGGGGTCGGCGTACTCGTCGAGGTGGGCGTCCGCGTCCCCCTCGAGCTCCCTGATGGCGCGCCGCGCCGCGAGGTCCATCTCGGACTTGGATCGGGAAAAGTTGAGGAAGGGGCACCCGTGCAGCAGGGGCGGGCAGGCGGGGCGCATGTGCACCTCCAGCGCGCCCGCGTCGTAAAGGCGCTGGATGGTGTCCCGCAACTGTGTGCCGCGCACAATGGAGTCCTCGCAGAAGAGCAGGCGCTGCCCCTGGATCAGTTCGCGGATGGGGATGAGTTTCATGCGGGCGACCAGGTCGCGGGTTTCCTGGACCTGCGGCATGAAACTCCGGGGCCAGGTCGGCGTGTATTTGGCGAAGGGCCGCCCGTAGGCCGCCCCCTTGGCGTTGGCGTAGCCGATGGCATGGCCCGTACCCGAGTCCGGAATCCCCGCCACCAGGTCCACCTCGACACTGTCGCGTTTGGCGAGGGCCGCGCCGCACCGGTAGCGCGCGGCCTCGGCGCTGATCCCCTCATAGGAGGAGGCGGGGAACCCGTAATAAATCCACAGGAAGGTGCAGACCCGCAGGTCGTCGCCGGGCGGCACCATGGTCTCCGCGCCCTCCTGGGTCACGCGGACCACCTCGCCGGGCCCGAGAAAACGCTCCGTCTCGTAGTCGAGGTTGGGAAACGCCGTGGTCTCCATGGTGACGGCCCGGGAGTCCTCCTTGCGGCCCAGCACCACCGGCGTGCGCCCGAAGCGGTCCCGCGCGGCCCAGAGGTCGCCGTTCTCCGCCAGAATCAGCATCGAGCAGGAGCCCTGGATGGTCGCCTGCGCGAGCTGGATGCCCTCCTCGAAGGAGCCCCCCTGGTTGATCAGGGTCGCCACAAGTTCCGTGGGGTTGATCCCCCCGCCGCTCATCTCCGAGAAATGGGTGGTGCGCTTCCGGAAGGCCTGCGCGGCCACTTCGTCCAGGTTGTTGATTTTCCCCACCGTGACCAGGGCGTAGGCGCCCAGATGCGACCCGATAATCAGCGGCTGGGACTCGTTGTCGCTGATGACGCCGATGCCCGCGCTTCCCCGCATCCGGTGGATGTCGTCCTCGAACTTCGTGCGGAACTGCGCGTT
It includes:
- a CDS encoding amidophosphoribosyltransferase, with the translated sequence MGGFFGVVSRSDCTTDLFYGTDYHSHLGTCRGGLAVVDGEKGFDRSIHDISNAQFRTKFEDDIHRMRGSAGIGVISDNESQPLIIGSHLGAYALVTVGKINNLDEVAAQAFRKRTTHFSEMSGGGINPTELVATLINQGGSFEEGIQLAQATIQGSCSMLILAENGDLWAARDRFGRTPVVLGRKEDSRAVTMETTAFPNLDYETERFLGPGEVVRVTQEGAETMVPPGDDLRVCTFLWIYYGFPASSYEGISAEAARYRCGAALAKRDSVEVDLVAGIPDSGTGHAIGYANAKGAAYGRPFAKYTPTWPRSFMPQVQETRDLVARMKLIPIRELIQGQRLLFCEDSIVRGTQLRDTIQRLYDAGALEVHMRPACPPLLHGCPFLNFSRSKSEMDLAARRAIRELEGDADAHLDEYADPDSERHAAMVERIRTRMSLTSLQYQRLDDMVEATTLPKEKLCTYCWDKCEGGRKCGGDGETAQLF